The Sneathiella sp. P13V-1 nucleotide sequence AGCGGCATGGCATCAATTGAAGGCATTGCTGCGGCAACAGCAACATCGAACAGGGAGGCAAGAAACTCAGATGGGTTATCTAACATGAAGATCTATTCTGAAATAAAGGACGATACGGCATTATCACAAAAATAAAGGGGCCTGACTAGATCAAGTCCACTCTATTTCGCGATATGAAAGACAGTTATTTTTTGCCAACATTGCCGCCGATTTCTTCAATATCGTCTTGGTCAACCAGATTCCAGCCGACACTTTTCTGCCTAAAGATACGTTTCTTCAGTCGGGTGTAATCCGCTATGTCATGCTCGTTGCGCTCCCCCACAACGATACAACGGAAAAGCACATCGCCAGTATTCTTTAAAGAATGGGATAAACCACCTTTGCGGTAGCCAATAAAATCTCCGGGACCTATTTCAAAGTTCTCCTCTCCCACATAGGCGGTAGCAGTCCCTTCCAGTACATAGACGCACTCATCTTCGTGATAATGCACGTGATGCTCCGTTGTCTCATCACCGGGTTGAACTTCAACAATATGAAATCCAAACCCGGTAAGGCCTGTCAAATCACCAAGCGATTTGTTGACCCTGATGGCTTTATCGTTCAGGAAATGAACTTTCTTCACGCCTTCAAATTCTGAAATCTGCTTCGCGGTAACGAGGTATTTATCTACGGACATTCGGCATCCTTTGCTTAATTGACACCCTCCACTTCTACACGCGCATCATTATAGCACGCTCCTTCACACAAGTCGGCTTTTGTCGTCGGAGCCAGAGCAGATACCGTCTGATCGTTATCTGTTGTCTTAAACCAGAAGCCTTTTGGTGAACAAAGAACGCCTGGGCGCACAGCTTCCGTCACCTCAAGTTCAAGGAATACTTCGCCTAGTTCGTTATGCACCCGTACCTTGTCACCAGACGACAATTCACGCGCCTTTGCATCCAACGGGTGCATTTCCAAGGTTGGCGCTGCATCATTTTGCTTCAATCCACCAAAAGTAGATGTAATGAGCTTATTTGAGGATGGGGAAATTAATGTCAGCGGATATTCACTCTTGAGAGGGTTATAGCTGATTTTTCTCTGCCCAAACTTCTCCCCCAATTCGTCGGACAGAAGTTCAATCTTGCCCGAAGGTGTTTTTGGAAAAACGTTTTTGAACAAAATCACTTCGCCCAATTCCTTTTCCATACTAATTGCAGTGCCCACCGGAATTTGGCTTGGGCGCACGCCCTCAAACCTTGGATCAGCGCCATCCAGCGCCTCATCCATCAACTCTTCATCTGTTGCTTTGAACGGCGCTTCGTTAAAGCCAAAACGATCCGCGAGACGCCTGAAAATCTCTGTGTTGGGCAACGATTGTCCAACAGGAGAAATCACGGCATCGGCCCGTTGCACATAGGGCTGCCCATAAGCGCAAAAGATATCATCATGTTCAAAATGCGTGGAAGCTGGCAGCACAATATCAGCGTAACGCATGCTGTCTGTCATCACCACGTCAGATCCAACGATAAACAGATCTTCCCGTGACAAAGCCCGTTTCATTTGGTTCTGGTCAGGCGCAACAATCACCGGATTGTGGTTATAGATAAACACCCCTTTGAGCGGAGTATCCAAATCATCTTCATCCAGATGCCGCCCCACGTCCAAGATATTGAGCGTGCGAGTTTCTTTCGGTAGGAGGTCAGGTCGGGTGAGCTTTTCAGATGTTTTAGGGAACAGATT carries:
- a CDS encoding cupin domain-containing protein; protein product: MSVDKYLVTAKQISEFEGVKKVHFLNDKAIRVNKSLGDLTGLTGFGFHIVEVQPGDETTEHHVHYHEDECVYVLEGTATAYVGEENFEIGPGDFIGYRKGGLSHSLKNTGDVLFRCIVVGERNEHDIADYTRLKKRIFRQKSVGWNLVDQDDIEEIGGNVGKK
- a CDS encoding molybdopterin-dependent oxidoreductase; the encoded protein is MTIVPSVCPLDCPDTCSFDVTVEDNKVVKVRGSTANPITRGVICNKVSRSYPEFVHGDGRILTPLKRVGPRGKGEFVEITWDEALDAVRERFTDIIDEFGSEAILPLNYAGPHGMLAGGSMDMRFFHRLGASRLHRSAMCGGIKSTAFKATLGPVGAMQPEQIVHSKLIIVWGNNVTFSNLHLAPLIKEAKKKGAKLIVVDPKKIKIADQADMYLPVKPGTDVVLAFAIAAELERIGALDEAFMAEHVKGADEYLSAARELTIEEASDICGISVQDIQSVAELYASTNPAVIAMGNGLERNQNGGNGVRAILGLPAIAGKFGVRGGGVIGGAGNLFPKTSEKLTRPDLLPKETRTLNILDVGRHLDEDDLDTPLKGVFIYNHNPVIVAPDQNQMKRALSREDLFIVGSDVVMTDSMRYADIVLPASTHFEHDDIFCAYGQPYVQRADAVISPVGQSLPNTEIFRRLADRFGFNEAPFKATDEELMDEALDGADPRFEGVRPSQIPVGTAISMEKELGEVILFKNVFPKTPSGKIELLSDELGEKFGQRKISYNPLKSEYPLTLISPSSNKLITSTFGGLKQNDAAPTLEMHPLDAKARELSSGDKVRVHNELGEVFLELEVTEAVRPGVLCSPKGFWFKTTDNDQTVSALAPTTKADLCEGACYNDARVEVEGVN